DNA from Micrococcales bacterium:
GTGTACGGCAAGCTGCGGGCGGCCCTCGGCGGGAAGGTCGAGTACGCGGTCTCCGGTGGTGCACCGCTCGGCACGCGGCTCGGCCACTTCTTCCGGGGCATCGGCGTGACGATCCTCGAGGGCTACGGCCTGACCGAGACATCGGCGGCCAGCACCATCAACCTCCCGGACGCCATCCGGATCGGTACGGTCGGGCGTCCCATGCCTGGCGCGTCGGTGCGCATCGCCGACGACGGCGAGATCATGCTCAAGGGCGGGCAGATCTTCCAGGGCTACTGGAAGAACGAGGAGGCCACCAAAGAGGTCCTCGAGGATGACGGCTGGTTCCACAGCGGCGACATCGGCGAACTCGACGCCGACGGTTTCCTGCGCATCACCGGCCGCAAGAAGGAACTCATCGTGACGGCCGGCGGCAAGAACGTCGCACCAGCGGTGCTCGAGGACCGGCTGCGCGCACACTGGCTGATCAGCCAGTGCATGGTCGTCGGCGACAACAAGCCGTTCATCGCCGCATTGGTGACCCTGGACGTCGAGGCGCTGCCGGCGTGGTTGGAGCAGAAGGGCCGGCCGACCGACACCCCGCTGGCCTCGCTGGCCTCGGACCCCGACATCCTCGCCGAGGTGAGCGGGGCCGTGGATGAGGCCAACAAGGCGGCGCAGCAATGCCGAGGCCATCAAGAAGTTCGAGATCCTCGAGATCGACTGGACCGAGGAGGGCGGACAGCTGACCCCGTCGATGAAGCTCAAGCGCAGCGTCGTCATGACCGAGTTCAGCGCGAAGGTCGAATCGCTGTACAGCTGACCCGAGCGAGGAGGGCCCGTCGTGGATCGGATCCGCGGCGGGCCTTCCTCGTCGCCCGCCCGCGGCCCCGGCCCTGGCACGCCGGCGCTGGCACGCCCCGGCCTGCGCGCCCCGGCCCTGGGCAAAGGCGGGAGTGAAACGAAGCGGGAGCGAAAAAGACCGGGGAACAAGACCGTTAAACACCCCGACGTCCCCAACTCTCCCCGGTGCAGAAAGCGCGCACGGCGCGACCACCCCAGCCCAAGGCGGGAGCGAAACCACAACCCGGGAGCGATCCAACCCCCGTGGATACAACACCTCACCCTCAGTTCAGGTGTTGCATCCACGCCTTGAGGCCGCACCGGTTGGAACACTCCCCGATGTACCACCCTCTCCCGCCTTGCCCGCAACCCCGGCCCCAACACCACCCACCCGTTCGCCGGCAAGAGCCTGCGTCCAGTGGCCCGCACATGGTGGAATCGGTCGCGTGGGCACGATCATCCTCATCTCCCTGGTACTTGCCGGGTTGGGAGGCATCGCCTTGTGGACTGTCCAGCAGCGCCGTCGCAGCGGGGAGGAGTACCGCTCGGCTCACCGCTTGTTGAGCCGGCTGCAACAAAAGTCGCGACAACTTCCCGCGGGTCTCGACGAGGTGGCCCTGGCCCAGCAGACCCTCGAGCAGTTCAGCCACGACGTCCCGTCGCAGCGATCAGCGCTGTACATCCAGCAGGACGATCAGTTGGTCCCCTACGCGCTGCGCGGCACCGAACGCAGCCCGTTCCCCGACCTGGATCTGTCCTCCCTGGCCACACTGCGCGACGCGAAGCCCCACGCCGGCCGGGGCCTGGTCACCGGCGGGCCCGAACAGGAGGCGCTGATCCCGTTGACCCTCGGTTCCCGGCTCGTGGGTGTGGCAGCGCTGCAGAACGACGTCACCCCGTTCGACAGCGCTGCCCTTCGGCAGGCGATGCCAGGCGCCCAGGAAGCCGCTCTGCGCATCGACACCGGGCGCCTGTTCGCCGATGTCCGCACGGCTGCCACGACGGAGGAGAGGAGGCGACTGGCCCGTGAGATCCACGACGGCATCGCACAGGAGCTGGCCAGTGTCGGCTACGCCCTGGACGTCCTCGTCGCCGACTTGCAGGGCACGCCGGGGCAGACTCTGGCCGACGACATCCGCACCGAGGTCCGCCGGATCATCTCCGAGTTGCGCCTGAGCATCTTCGACCTGCGAGCCGACGTGCAGCCCGGGGTCGGTCTCGGGTCGGCGCTTGCCAGTTACGTGCAGCAGGCCGGCACCGCAGCCGGACTGACGGTGCACCTGGTGATGGAGGAGGGCCACGACCGGCTCGCCCTGGCCCAGGAGACCGAATTGTTGCGCATCGCCCAGGAGGCGGTCACCAACGTGCGCCGCCACGCCCACGCCGAGAACGTGTGGGTGACCTGCCGGGTCGACCCACCGCGGGCCTACCTGCGGGTGGCCGATGACGGCAGCGGCATGGATTCGCCGCGCAACGACAGCTTCGGGTTGGACATCATGCAGGAGCGGGCCAACCGCATCGGCGCCGAACTCGCGTGGCATCCTCGGGAGGGCGGCGGCACGGTGTTGGAGGTCATCCTGAAGCCGACCGCCGGCGACAGGGAGGAGTGAGGCGCTGTGACCATCTCAGTTCTCCTCGTCGACGACCACGAACTCATCAGGCAGGGTCTGCGGCGCTCCTTCGAGCGTGACGGCGACTTCGACGTGGTCGGGGAGGCCGGCTCGGCCGCCGACGCCGAGCGCCTGCTGCGGATCACCCGTCCGGATGTCGTCGTCCTCGATGTGCGGCTGCCCGACGGATCCGGGCTCAAACTGGCCGCTGCCTCACGCGAGCGCTACCCGCAGCTGGGCATCGTCATCCTCACGATGTACGCCGGCGACGAGCAGTTGTTCGCCGCTCTGGAAGCCGGCGCCTCGGCATTCGTGCCCAAGAACGCACCGTCCGACGACGTCGTCGCCGCGGCCAGGCACGCCGCCACGACCCCGCAGTCCTTCACCGCCAAGGATCTCGCCGACGCCATGAAGCGCAAGCTGAGCCCGAGCGGACCGCAATTGAGCCCGCGCGAGCGCGAGGTCCTGCAACTGCTGGCCGACGGTCTCGGCGTGGCCCAGATCTCGCGGCGGTTGTTCATAAGCGAGTCCACCACGAAGACTCACATCTCCAAGTTGTACGAGAAGCTGGGGGCCGGTAACCGGGCGCAGGCTCTGATGACGGCCTTGAAACTCGGTCTGCTGCGGCAGTCGGACCCCACCGTCTGACCTGAGATACTGACTGTGCCCCGGGGCGGTCCGGGTTCGGCGACGATCGGAGTGCCTGTGCGTTTCACGCCGTCTGCGCGCATGTGGTGGCTCCTCCCGACTGTGACGTTCGCCCTGACCCGCGCCTGGCTATTGCTCATACCCTTCGGCCTCATCCCGTACATCGGGGGCACGCTGGTCATCAACGACGTCACCCTCTACGAGCAGTGGGCGCAGATCCTGCAGACCGGGCGATACCCGGTCGGGGATCAGATGTGGCAGTACCCGCCACTGGTCGGCCCGGTCTTCGCCCTCGGCGCCCTCGTCCCGCCGGACCCCACTCTGGGCCTGATGCTGGTCATGCTGGCGTTCGACGTGGCCACGTTCGTCGTGCTGATGCGCAGGACTGGTCACGGCGCCTCGCTGGAGGGTCCCTGGGCCTGGATCGTGGCCGGCATGCTGATCGGCCCGGTGTGGCTCACCCGCTTCGACGTCATCCCCACCTTCTTCGCGGTGTTGGGACTGCTGG
Protein-coding regions in this window:
- a CDS encoding sensor histidine kinase, translated to MGTIILISLVLAGLGGIALWTVQQRRRSGEEYRSAHRLLSRLQQKSRQLPAGLDEVALAQQTLEQFSHDVPSQRSALYIQQDDQLVPYALRGTERSPFPDLDLSSLATLRDAKPHAGRGLVTGGPEQEALIPLTLGSRLVGVAALQNDVTPFDSAALRQAMPGAQEAALRIDTGRLFADVRTAATTEERRRLAREIHDGIAQELASVGYALDVLVADLQGTPGQTLADDIRTEVRRIISELRLSIFDLRADVQPGVGLGSALASYVQQAGTAAGLTVHLVMEEGHDRLALAQETELLRIAQEAVTNVRRHAHAENVWVTCRVDPPRAYLRVADDGSGMDSPRNDSFGLDIMQERANRIGAELAWHPREGGGTVLEVILKPTAGDREE
- a CDS encoding response regulator transcription factor yields the protein MTISVLLVDDHELIRQGLRRSFERDGDFDVVGEAGSAADAERLLRITRPDVVVLDVRLPDGSGLKLAAASRERYPQLGIVILTMYAGDEQLFAALEAGASAFVPKNAPSDDVVAAARHAATTPQSFTAKDLADAMKRKLSPSGPQLSPREREVLQLLADGLGVAQISRRLFISESTTKTHISKLYEKLGAGNRAQALMTALKLGLLRQSDPTV